A window of the Arenibacter algicola genome harbors these coding sequences:
- a CDS encoding UDP-N-acetylmuramoyl-tripeptide--D-alanyl-D-alanine ligase has translation MTIEQLHQLFLEFPQVCTDTRKISPNCIFFALKGDNFNGNKYAAQALEKGASYAIVDEEEFTGSNNTILVKNVLTTLQNLSQFHRNYCKAIVIGLTGSNGKTTTKELISAVLSKKYKTIATKGNLNNHIGVPLTLLSITPDTEMAIVEMGANHLKEIEFLCKLAEPDFGYITNFGKAHLEGFGSEEGVIKGKSELYDFLTSHNKSVFFNADDPIQKETLSTVIKKFGYSQNDNEFFNIKLLGADPFVKIAVGDIHITTQLVGSYNFTNCCAAILIGKYFNVEMDEIKKGIENYIPQNNRSQIIDKNGHHIILDAYNANPTSMKAALENFQQLKADYKVAFLGDMFELGKTAKKEHQEICNIATNMNFDQVFLIGENFFKTKSDYSKFKSFDHLKETLNNKTLKNATILIKGSRGMALERILDLL, from the coding sequence ATGACAATAGAACAATTGCACCAACTCTTTTTAGAGTTTCCCCAGGTCTGCACGGACACTAGAAAAATAAGCCCAAATTGCATATTTTTCGCCCTAAAGGGAGATAATTTTAACGGCAATAAGTATGCCGCCCAAGCCCTGGAAAAGGGTGCTTCATATGCTATAGTTGATGAAGAGGAATTTACCGGAAGCAATAACACCATATTGGTAAAAAATGTACTTACCACGCTTCAAAATTTATCCCAATTTCACCGGAATTATTGCAAAGCAATAGTAATTGGCCTTACAGGAAGTAATGGCAAAACCACCACAAAAGAACTAATTAGCGCTGTTCTATCTAAAAAATACAAAACTATTGCCACAAAGGGCAATTTAAACAATCATATTGGGGTACCGTTAACACTTCTGTCCATTACACCCGATACGGAAATGGCCATAGTAGAAATGGGTGCCAACCATCTTAAGGAAATAGAGTTCTTATGCAAGTTGGCCGAGCCGGATTTTGGTTATATTACCAATTTTGGAAAGGCGCACTTAGAGGGCTTTGGGAGTGAGGAAGGAGTAATAAAAGGCAAAAGTGAACTATACGACTTTTTAACAAGCCATAATAAATCCGTTTTTTTTAATGCGGACGATCCTATTCAAAAAGAGACATTATCCACCGTTATCAAGAAATTTGGATATAGTCAGAACGATAATGAATTCTTCAACATAAAACTTCTTGGTGCCGATCCATTTGTTAAAATTGCCGTAGGTGATATCCATATTACAACTCAGCTGGTGGGCAGCTATAATTTCACCAATTGCTGTGCCGCAATATTAATTGGAAAATACTTTAATGTGGAAATGGACGAAATAAAAAAAGGAATTGAAAATTACATTCCCCAAAATAACCGTTCGCAAATAATCGATAAAAATGGCCACCACATTATTTTGGATGCCTATAATGCCAACCCTACAAGCATGAAGGCCGCATTGGAAAACTTTCAGCAATTAAAGGCAGATTACAAGGTTGCATTCTTAGGGGATATGTTCGAATTAGGCAAAACTGCAAAAAAAGAGCATCAGGAAATTTGCAATATAGCCACCAATATGAATTTTGACCAGGTGTTTTTAATTGGGGAAAACTTTTTCAAGACAAAAAGTGACTATAGCAAATTCAAATCCTTTGACCATCTCAAGGAAACTCTCAACAACAAAACCCTGAAAAACGCCACCATCTTGATTAAAGGATCTAGGGGCATGGCTTTGGAAAGAATACTCGATTTGTTATAA
- a CDS encoding pyruvate dehydrogenase complex dihydrolipoamide acetyltransferase: MAEVINMPRLSDTMEEGTVAKWLKKVGDKIEEGDILAEIETDKATMEFESFNEGTLLYIGIKEGDTAPVDSLLAIIGEKGEDVSGLIDSASSDAKEEKEAEAVAKKEEKKEAPKATGATIPDGVEIIKMPRLSDTMEEGTVATWLKKVGDEVEEGDILAEIETDKATMEFESFYSGVLLYVGINEGETAAVDSVLAVIGPKGTDVDAVLSAGAGSDSKEESAPEEAKKAETSSSNGQETAPVTASDGQRIFASPLAKKIAHDKGINLEDVKGSGDQGRIIKKDIEEYQPKQKAAEKAVPAQEKASSPQAVAAPINLPVGQEGTEEVKNSQMRKVIAKRLGESKFSAPHYYLTIEVDMDYAKVSREQINSLPDTKVSFNDMVVKACAMALKKHPQVNTSWNNETTRYNHHVHIGVAVAVDEGLLVPVLKFADQMTLTQIGASVKDLAGKARNKKISPAEMEGSTFTVSNLGMFGISEFTSIINQPNSAILSVGAIVQKPVVKNGQIVVGNTMKVTLACDHRTVDGATGAQFLQTLRAYLENPVTMLA; this comes from the coding sequence ATGGCAGAAGTAATAAATATGCCAAGACTTAGCGATACCATGGAAGAGGGGACCGTTGCTAAGTGGCTAAAAAAAGTAGGCGACAAGATTGAAGAAGGTGATATTTTGGCGGAAATTGAAACCGACAAAGCAACAATGGAGTTCGAATCTTTCAATGAAGGAACTTTATTATATATAGGTATTAAAGAAGGTGATACAGCTCCTGTGGATTCGCTTTTGGCCATAATTGGTGAAAAAGGGGAGGATGTCTCTGGACTGATCGACAGCGCATCTTCAGATGCCAAAGAGGAAAAAGAAGCAGAGGCTGTTGCCAAGAAGGAGGAGAAGAAGGAAGCACCTAAAGCTACTGGTGCAACTATCCCTGACGGGGTAGAGATTATAAAGATGCCTCGTCTTAGTGATACCATGGAAGAAGGTACCGTAGCAACTTGGTTGAAAAAAGTCGGGGATGAGGTTGAAGAAGGGGATATCCTTGCAGAAATTGAGACCGATAAGGCTACAATGGAGTTTGAATCTTTCTATTCAGGTGTCCTATTGTACGTCGGGATCAATGAAGGGGAAACTGCAGCTGTAGATTCTGTGCTTGCTGTTATAGGTCCCAAAGGGACAGATGTTGATGCCGTATTGAGTGCTGGAGCAGGTTCCGATTCCAAAGAAGAAAGCGCTCCTGAAGAAGCAAAGAAGGCTGAAACTTCTTCCAGTAATGGTCAGGAAACTGCACCGGTTACTGCCAGTGATGGTCAGCGAATTTTCGCATCGCCATTGGCCAAGAAAATTGCCCATGATAAGGGAATTAATCTAGAGGATGTTAAAGGTAGTGGCGACCAGGGAAGGATTATAAAGAAGGATATTGAGGAATATCAGCCTAAACAGAAGGCTGCAGAGAAAGCTGTTCCTGCCCAGGAAAAGGCTTCTTCTCCACAAGCTGTTGCGGCCCCAATTAATCTGCCGGTAGGGCAAGAGGGGACTGAGGAAGTTAAGAATTCTCAAATGCGTAAGGTTATTGCCAAGCGTTTGGGAGAATCAAAGTTTTCCGCACCACATTATTATTTGACCATTGAGGTTGATATGGATTATGCCAAGGTTTCAAGAGAGCAGATCAATAGCTTACCGGATACCAAGGTGTCCTTTAATGATATGGTAGTTAAGGCTTGTGCTATGGCCCTAAAAAAGCACCCACAAGTAAATACCTCATGGAACAATGAGACTACCAGATATAATCATCATGTCCATATAGGAGTTGCCGTTGCCGTTGATGAAGGCCTTTTGGTTCCTGTGTTAAAATTTGCAGATCAAATGACCCTTACCCAAATAGGAGCTTCGGTGAAGGATTTGGCTGGAAAGGCAAGAAATAAGAAAATAAGTCCGGCGGAGATGGAGGGTAGTACCTTTACCGTTTCTAATCTTGGAATGTTTGGAATTTCTGAATTCACCTCTATCATTAACCAACCCAATTCTGCAATATTATCAGTAGGGGCCATTGTCCAAAAACCAGTAGTTAAAAATGGCCAGATCGTAGTTGGCAATACTATGAAGGTAACATTGGCCTGCGATCACCGAACAGTGGATGGAGCTACCGGAGCCCAGTTTTTACAAACACTTAGGGCGTATTTGGAGAATCCTGTTACCATGTTGGCTTAA
- a CDS encoding arylsulfatase, protein MDFKVVSGLMLIAAFGFTSCKMEKSPSNLGSAEVSKTIGPPNIIYILADDLGYGDLGVYGQKKIKTPNIDKLAAEGMLFTQHYSGSTVCAPSRSALMTGMHTGHTVVRGNYGIKPEGQFPIPDSTLTIAEVLKKAGYSTGAFGKWGLGYPGSEGDPNNQGFDTFFGYNCQTIGHNYYPYHLWSNQDSIVLPENAGTKKGIYAPNLIHDKALQFIEENKDRPFFAYVPSIIPHAELVAPEEVMKRFRGKYLPEKVYEGIDDGPKYKIGGYGSQTESHAAFAAMVSILDEQVGEIVRKVNDLGIADNTIIIFTSDNGPHLEGGADPDYFDSNGFLKGYKRDLYEGGIRVPMMVKWPNKIKPGSVAGHVSAFWDVFPTLAEIAGIKETPGLDGISLLPTLLGKSSEQKEHEYLYWEFHEKGGRQAVRMGDWKAVKYDVLKNPDAKIELYDLSKDTGEENNLAADFPEVVAEMEDILDRARTPSEVFKFGKSK, encoded by the coding sequence ATGGATTTTAAAGTTGTTTCTGGGTTAATGTTAATTGCTGCCTTTGGGTTCACTTCATGTAAAATGGAAAAGAGCCCCTCCAATTTAGGTTCTGCGGAAGTATCAAAAACAATTGGCCCACCAAATATTATTTATATCCTTGCCGATGATTTGGGGTATGGGGATCTAGGGGTGTATGGACAAAAAAAGATTAAAACACCCAATATAGACAAGTTGGCGGCCGAGGGTATGCTTTTTACCCAGCATTACTCCGGAAGTACTGTTTGTGCCCCCTCCAGATCGGCGCTTATGACGGGTATGCATACCGGACATACGGTAGTTAGGGGGAATTATGGAATTAAACCGGAAGGGCAATTTCCTATTCCCGATAGCACCCTTACCATTGCGGAAGTTTTAAAGAAAGCTGGTTATAGTACCGGTGCTTTTGGTAAATGGGGGTTGGGATATCCAGGGTCGGAAGGGGATCCCAATAACCAGGGATTTGATACCTTTTTTGGGTACAATTGTCAGACGATAGGGCATAATTATTACCCCTATCATTTGTGGTCCAATCAAGACTCCATAGTGCTACCGGAGAATGCTGGCACGAAAAAAGGTATTTATGCTCCTAATCTTATCCATGATAAAGCATTACAGTTTATTGAGGAGAATAAGGACAGGCCATTTTTTGCCTATGTGCCGTCTATTATTCCACATGCAGAGTTGGTGGCCCCGGAGGAGGTGATGAAGAGATTTAGAGGTAAATATTTACCAGAAAAGGTATATGAGGGAATAGATGATGGCCCAAAGTATAAAATAGGGGGGTATGGTTCCCAAACAGAAAGCCATGCGGCCTTTGCGGCCATGGTGAGTATCCTGGATGAACAGGTGGGTGAAATTGTTAGGAAGGTCAACGATTTGGGAATAGCGGATAATACAATTATAATCTTTACCTCAGACAATGGCCCGCATTTAGAGGGTGGGGCAGATCCCGATTATTTTGATAGCAATGGTTTTTTAAAGGGCTATAAAAGAGATTTGTACGAAGGGGGGATCCGTGTCCCAATGATGGTTAAATGGCCCAACAAGATTAAGCCGGGAAGTGTTGCGGGCCATGTTTCGGCATTTTGGGATGTCTTTCCTACTTTGGCAGAAATAGCGGGGATAAAGGAAACTCCAGGTTTGGACGGAATTTCCTTACTGCCCACTTTGCTGGGTAAGTCGAGTGAACAGAAAGAACACGAGTATTTGTATTGGGAGTTTCATGAAAAAGGGGGTAGACAAGCTGTTAGAATGGGAGATTGGAAGGCGGTAAAGTATGATGTTCTAAAGAACCCGGATGCCAAGATAGAATTGTATGATTTGTCCAAGGATACTGGTGAGGAGAATAATTTGGCGGCCGATTTTCCAGAGGTGGTTGCTGAAATGGAAGACATTTTGGACAGGGCAAGGACGCCTTCGGAGGTGTTTAAGTTTGGGAAATCGAAATAG
- a CDS encoding M28 family metallopeptidase, producing MKNILGLAILAMALGCGSAKINRSVGLAKGTNGSGVIAKEVAVAQGSGEVSSLISDFSTEKRVGGIISYLASDELQGRETGSEGIEMAADYIETIFKSNGVDPFFKTYRDTLTNFEQPAYNLVGFIEGTDENLKNEYIIIGAHYDHIGTADPVAEDNIANGANDNASGTTAVLEFARYFGKFKNNKRSVIFALFSGEEKGLLGSKHLAKKLKDQNLDLYAMLNFEMVGVPLVGKDYFMYVTGYEQSNLAEVCNTYAEENLVGFLPTAKEFNLFKRSDNYPFHLEFGVPSQTFCTFDFTNFDHYHKVGDEVSIMDFDHMALLVNKTLPVLVDIINAPVREIEYK from the coding sequence ATGAAAAATATTTTGGGTCTTGCCATATTGGCCATGGCATTAGGCTGTGGTAGTGCCAAAATAAATCGGTCGGTTGGTTTGGCAAAAGGGACCAATGGTTCTGGTGTAATAGCCAAGGAGGTTGCCGTAGCTCAGGGCAGCGGGGAAGTTTCCTCGTTAATTTCTGATTTTTCCACTGAAAAAAGGGTTGGGGGCATAATTTCCTATTTGGCATCGGATGAACTGCAGGGTCGTGAAACTGGTAGCGAAGGAATAGAAATGGCCGCTGACTATATTGAAACTATTTTTAAAAGTAATGGGGTTGATCCCTTCTTTAAAACTTACAGGGACACTTTGACCAATTTTGAACAACCGGCTTACAATTTGGTCGGCTTTATTGAAGGCACTGACGAAAACTTAAAAAATGAATACATAATAATCGGGGCCCATTATGACCATATAGGTACTGCTGATCCGGTGGCCGAAGATAATATTGCCAATGGTGCCAATGATAATGCTTCTGGCACTACTGCGGTTTTGGAGTTTGCCCGTTATTTTGGTAAGTTTAAAAATAATAAACGGAGCGTAATTTTTGCCCTATTCAGTGGTGAGGAAAAAGGTCTCTTGGGATCTAAACACTTGGCAAAAAAGCTGAAAGATCAGAATTTGGATCTCTATGCCATGCTGAATTTTGAAATGGTAGGGGTGCCTCTGGTAGGAAAGGATTATTTTATGTACGTAACGGGTTATGAGCAATCCAATTTAGCGGAAGTTTGCAATACTTATGCCGAGGAGAATTTGGTTGGTTTTCTCCCAACTGCAAAGGAATTCAATCTGTTTAAAAGATCGGATAATTATCCCTTTCATTTAGAGTTTGGGGTTCCTTCACAAACCTTTTGTACCTTCGATTTTACCAATTTTGATCACTACCACAAGGTGGGCGATGAGGTTTCCATCATGGATTTCGACCATATGGCCTTATTGGTAAATAAAACCCTTCCAGTTTTGGTAGATATTATTAATGCCCCAGTGAGGGAGATAGAATACAAATAA
- the porV gene encoding type IX secretion system outer membrane channel protein PorV: MKKLSILFLLFFVFKVSAQEDRVITTAVPFLTIAADARASGMGDMGVATSTDAFSQQWNPAKFAFAEREMGIGLSYTPYLESIITDIALLSANFHKKINDRSAFALSIRYFTLGEIELRQFAGDQARLAKPNELAFDGSYSLKLSETFSMAVAGRFISSNLKLPDNGSEDSKAASSFAVDVSGYYRSREIAYNSFDGRWRAGFNISNLGSKIKYDDAGQENFLPTNLKGGLGFDFILDQDNVLGLTTEFNKLLVPTPQDYNDDGVIDGTDNGEYQQTTFFEGVFKSFGDAPDGFSEELKEFTWALGAEYTYQNAFMLRTGYFNESDLKGSRKFFTLGAGFRFKSAQVDLSYLFSTSQVRNPLENTLRFSLTFNLGEEFLND; the protein is encoded by the coding sequence ATGAAAAAATTATCAATACTTTTCTTGCTTTTCTTTGTGTTTAAAGTTTCTGCTCAGGAAGATAGGGTGATTACTACTGCTGTACCTTTTTTGACCATTGCTGCAGATGCCAGGGCATCCGGTATGGGTGATATGGGGGTGGCTACTTCTACAGATGCTTTTTCCCAACAATGGAATCCAGCAAAATTTGCCTTTGCAGAAAGAGAAATGGGAATTGGCCTTAGTTATACCCCTTATTTGGAAAGTATAATTACCGATATAGCGTTGTTGAGCGCAAATTTTCACAAGAAGATCAATGATAGAAGTGCCTTTGCCTTAAGTATACGGTACTTTACCTTGGGGGAAATAGAACTTAGGCAATTTGCGGGGGATCAGGCCAGATTGGCCAAGCCCAACGAATTGGCTTTTGATGGTTCCTATTCTTTAAAGTTAAGTGAAACCTTTTCTATGGCCGTTGCGGGTAGATTTATTAGTTCAAATCTTAAGTTGCCGGATAATGGCAGTGAGGATTCTAAGGCGGCAAGTTCATTTGCTGTGGATGTTTCCGGGTACTATCGTTCCAGGGAAATTGCCTACAATAGTTTTGATGGTCGTTGGAGGGCCGGCTTCAATATTTCAAATTTAGGAAGCAAGATAAAGTACGACGATGCGGGACAAGAAAATTTTCTCCCTACCAATTTGAAAGGGGGTTTAGGTTTTGATTTTATTTTGGACCAGGATAATGTACTTGGGTTAACCACTGAATTTAATAAACTATTGGTGCCTACCCCTCAGGATTATAACGATGACGGGGTGATTGATGGGACGGATAATGGCGAATATCAGCAAACCACTTTTTTTGAAGGGGTTTTTAAGTCGTTTGGTGATGCACCCGATGGCTTTAGTGAGGAGTTAAAAGAATTTACATGGGCACTTGGAGCGGAATATACCTACCAGAACGCCTTTATGTTAAGAACGGGATATTTTAATGAGAGCGATTTAAAGGGGTCGAGAAAATTTTTCACTTTAGGTGCTGGTTTTAGGTTTAAATCGGCTCAGGTAGACCTGTCTTATTTGTTCTCTACTTCCCAAGTTAGAAACCCTTTGGAGAATACACTTAGATTTTCTCTGACATTCAATTTGGGAGAAGAATTTTTGAACGATTAA
- the cdd gene encoding cytidine deaminase: MKLRRVVFDLMVYESMGELEQEDQVLMLEAVKARQNAYSPYSKFNVGTAVLLDNDEIVIGNNQENASYPSGLCAERVAIFYASAKFPGIGIKAIAISATSKNFVVNKPAAPCGNCRQSISEYEIKQQRPISIIMSGETGEILKCNSVSDILPLAFNSTFLG, encoded by the coding sequence ATGAAACTACGTAGGGTGGTGTTCGATCTAATGGTCTATGAATCTATGGGTGAACTGGAACAGGAGGACCAAGTTTTAATGCTTGAAGCGGTAAAGGCTAGGCAGAATGCTTATTCTCCTTATTCAAAATTTAATGTTGGGACGGCGGTATTGTTGGATAATGATGAAATTGTAATTGGTAACAATCAGGAAAATGCCTCATATCCATCTGGTCTGTGCGCGGAGAGAGTGGCCATATTCTACGCTTCGGCAAAATTTCCGGGTATTGGCATCAAGGCCATTGCCATAAGCGCCACTTCCAAAAATTTTGTAGTAAATAAACCTGCCGCCCCTTGTGGAAATTGTAGGCAGTCCATTTCGGAATATGAAATAAAACAACAGAGACCTATATCTATAATTATGTCCGGGGAAACGGGAGAGATCTTAAAATGTAACTCTGTTTCCGACATTCTTCCTTTAGCCTTTAACAGTACATTCTTGGGTTAG
- the gldJ gene encoding gliding motility lipoprotein GldJ, which produces MKKQFIKVVLSCAIVAGGFSSCKNSSSSKNVSRATGWNINAKEGGFQYNSDFKEQETAPGLVFVEGGTFTKGQVQDDVMHEWNNTPTSQHVQSFYMDETEVTNVMYLEYLDYLKSVYPPEDPKYVHIYTGALPDTLVWRNRLGFNETMTNNYLRHPAYAEYPVVGVNWIQATQFAEWRTDRVNEVMLEREGYLSEEAKYKVINGEAEGGFSTEAYLNRPESVYNGQIDSLQGKKKKDSISVFAKRSSGVILPEYRLPTETEWEYAAQAQIGSREYNNYRGRKKYPWEGDYTRNGQRVGRGDQLANFKQGKGDYGGIAGWSDDGADITAEVKSYKPNDFGLYDMAGNVAEWVADVYRPIVDDEVSDFNYFRGNVYMKTAIGKDGKVNVIRDSIVYDTLPNGKVVAVNLPGEIKMVPVDEEETFLRTNFSSSDNRGYRDGEPGSTRFYDRFSDDEDEKDQKKMYDAPVSKVQVDSTGNILRAYDKSNNRTSLINDEVRVFKGGSWRDRAYWLDPAQRRYLPQYMSTDYIGFRCAMSRVGSKSKTKNKTPRGKKAK; this is translated from the coding sequence ATGAAAAAACAATTCATCAAAGTTGTACTCTCTTGCGCTATTGTAGCTGGTGGTTTTTCAAGCTGTAAAAACTCATCATCCTCTAAAAATGTCTCAAGGGCTACGGGCTGGAATATTAACGCCAAGGAAGGTGGATTTCAGTACAATTCAGACTTTAAAGAGCAGGAAACTGCACCAGGTTTAGTGTTTGTAGAGGGAGGAACCTTTACAAAAGGTCAGGTTCAAGATGATGTGATGCACGAATGGAACAACACCCCTACCTCACAGCACGTGCAGTCTTTCTATATGGATGAGACCGAAGTTACCAACGTTATGTATTTGGAATATTTGGATTACCTGAAAAGTGTTTACCCTCCGGAAGACCCTAAATATGTACATATATACACCGGGGCCTTACCAGATACATTGGTTTGGAGAAACAGGTTGGGATTCAACGAAACCATGACCAACAACTACCTTCGCCACCCAGCTTACGCTGAATATCCAGTGGTTGGTGTAAATTGGATACAGGCTACGCAATTTGCCGAATGGAGGACAGACCGTGTGAACGAGGTAATGCTGGAAAGAGAAGGCTATCTTTCAGAGGAGGCCAAATACAAAGTAATTAATGGTGAAGCAGAAGGTGGCTTTAGCACAGAGGCATATTTAAATAGACCGGAATCCGTATACAACGGACAGATAGACTCTTTACAGGGAAAAAAGAAAAAAGATTCAATTTCTGTGTTTGCCAAAAGAAGCTCTGGGGTTATTTTACCAGAATATAGACTGCCCACTGAGACTGAATGGGAATATGCAGCCCAGGCGCAGATTGGAAGTAGGGAATACAATAACTACAGAGGAAGAAAGAAATATCCTTGGGAAGGAGATTATACCAGAAATGGACAAAGAGTTGGTAGAGGAGATCAATTGGCCAACTTTAAACAAGGAAAAGGAGATTACGGCGGAATTGCAGGATGGTCAGATGACGGAGCAGATATTACTGCGGAAGTTAAGTCTTACAAACCCAATGATTTTGGATTATATGATATGGCAGGAAACGTAGCCGAATGGGTTGCGGATGTATACAGACCAATCGTAGACGACGAGGTTAGTGACTTCAACTATTTCCGAGGAAACGTTTATATGAAAACGGCCATTGGAAAGGACGGAAAAGTAAATGTAATTCGTGACTCCATTGTATATGACACCTTGCCAAACGGTAAAGTTGTAGCCGTAAATTTACCTGGAGAGATAAAAATGGTACCAGTAGATGAAGAAGAAACCTTCTTAAGGACCAACTTCTCATCCAGTGACAACAGAGGATATAGGGACGGTGAACCCGGATCTACAAGATTTTATGATAGATTTAGTGATGATGAGGACGAAAAAGACCAAAAGAAAATGTACGATGCTCCTGTGAGCAAGGTACAGGTAGACTCTACAGGAAATATTTTGAGAGCTTACGACAAATCCAACAACAGAACTTCATTGATCAATGATGAGGTAAGGGTCTTTAAAGGAGGTTCTTGGAGAGATAGGGCCTATTGGTTGGATCCAGCCCAAAGAAGATATTTACCACAATATATGTCAACTGATTATATTGGATTTAGATGCGCCATGTCCAGAGTAGGATCCAAATCCAAAACTAAAAACAAAACACCTAGAGGCAAGAAAGCCAAATAG
- a CDS encoding SDR family NAD(P)-dependent oxidoreductase, translating into MANIVITGSSRGIGFQMAQLFANEGHKVLALSRNNTPIAELNHDNISSFSFDLANESDYLQMDEFIKNNWKQVDVLINNAGKLLNKPFLETSMKAFEEVYKVNVFGVANITKRIIPLMPKTGHVVTISSMGGVQGSMKFAGLSAYSSSKGAVITMTELWAEEFKESGPSFNVLALGAVQTEMLEEAFPGYKAPTTALEMATYIKDFALSGHKLYNGKLLQVSNSTP; encoded by the coding sequence ATGGCGAATATTGTAATTACAGGGAGTAGTAGGGGGATTGGCTTTCAAATGGCACAGTTATTTGCCAATGAGGGTCATAAAGTGTTGGCCCTATCCAGAAATAATACCCCCATTGCCGAATTAAATCATGATAATATATCCAGCTTTTCGTTTGATTTGGCCAATGAGTCGGATTACCTCCAAATGGACGAGTTCATAAAAAATAATTGGAAACAGGTAGATGTCCTTATTAACAATGCAGGTAAATTGCTGAACAAACCTTTTTTGGAAACTTCTATGAAGGCATTTGAAGAGGTTTATAAAGTGAATGTTTTTGGGGTCGCCAATATCACTAAGAGAATCATTCCCTTAATGCCAAAAACTGGTCATGTGGTAACCATTAGTTCTATGGGAGGTGTTCAGGGCAGTATGAAATTTGCTGGATTATCTGCCTATAGTTCCAGTAAAGGTGCCGTAATTACCATGACAGAATTGTGGGCAGAGGAATTCAAGGAATCGGGGCCATCATTTAATGTATTGGCTCTTGGGGCCGTACAGACCGAAATGTTGGAGGAAGCTTTTCCTGGTTATAAGGCACCAACAACCGCTTTGGAAATGGCTACATATATCAAGGACTTTGCACTTAGCGGCCATAAGCTTTACAATGGAAAATTACTACAGGTGTCCAACTCAACACCCTAA
- the pdhA gene encoding pyruvate dehydrogenase (acetyl-transferring) E1 component subunit alpha, whose amino-acid sequence MEKITKEVYLKWYEDMLFWRKFEDKLAAVYIQQKVRGFLHLYNGQEAVLAGALHAMDLSKDRMITAYRNHVQPIGMGVDPKKVMAELYGKVTGTSKGMGGSMHIFSKEHRFYGGHGIVGGQIPLGAGLAFADKYFKRDAVTLCYMGDGAVRQGSLHESFNLAMLWQLPVVFVCENNGYAMGTSVARTSHSTEIWKLGLGYEMPCGPVDGMDPVTVAKEMSKAIERARSGGGPTFLEMKTYRYRGHSMSDAQHYRTKEEVEEYKKIDPISQVLATIKENKYATDAQVKEIDARVKKLVSECEKFAEESDYPPVNQLYDMVYDQEDYPFVQHKI is encoded by the coding sequence ATGGAAAAAATAACCAAAGAGGTCTACCTTAAGTGGTATGAGGACATGTTATTCTGGAGAAAGTTTGAAGATAAACTTGCTGCAGTCTATATTCAACAAAAAGTTCGTGGATTTTTACATCTTTACAATGGACAGGAGGCTGTTCTTGCAGGGGCATTGCATGCAATGGACCTTAGCAAGGATAGAATGATTACTGCTTATAGGAATCACGTTCAGCCAATAGGCATGGGAGTTGATCCCAAAAAGGTTATGGCCGAGCTCTATGGTAAAGTTACGGGAACTTCCAAAGGAATGGGTGGATCCATGCATATTTTTTCCAAAGAGCACCGTTTTTATGGCGGCCATGGTATAGTTGGTGGCCAGATCCCTTTAGGTGCTGGATTGGCCTTTGCCGATAAGTATTTTAAAAGGGATGCCGTAACCCTTTGTTATATGGGAGATGGGGCAGTAAGACAAGGGTCGCTCCATGAAAGTTTTAACTTGGCAATGCTTTGGCAATTGCCGGTTGTTTTTGTCTGTGAGAACAATGGTTATGCCATGGGTACCTCGGTAGCTAGAACCTCGCATTCAACGGAAATTTGGAAACTTGGATTGGGATATGAAATGCCATGTGGACCAGTAGATGGAATGGACCCGGTAACGGTTGCCAAGGAAATGAGCAAGGCTATAGAGCGTGCCAGATCCGGAGGAGGTCCTACTTTTTTGGAAATGAAGACCTATAGGTACAGAGGACACTCCATGTCGGATGCCCAGCATTATAGGACTAAGGAGGAGGTAGAGGAGTACAAGAAGATAGATCCAATATCCCAAGTATTGGCTACCATTAAGGAAAACAAATATGCCACGGATGCCCAGGTAAAGGAGATAGATGCTCGGGTTAAAAAGTTGGTTTCTGAATGCGAAAAATTTGCGGAGGAATCGGATTATCCACCTGTAAATCAATTATATGATATGGTATACGATCAAGAGGATTATCCATTTGTACAACATAAAATATAA